The Desulfobulbus propionicus DSM 2032 DNA segment CCAGGCGCCTTTGATTACCGGCTACAGATGGCGGCCAAATCTCTGCGCTGTTCAGGATGGATTTCTTCCACGTCGGCAGTCCTGCTAGTGGGCGATTCCAACAACTCGTTCTGGCGCACGCTCCGCTTTGTTCCCGAACAGGTGCGGCAACGGATCGCCCAGGCACTGGACCATCAATTCGAAGCCGATCTCGCCGGGCTCTACCAGGCGTTGCTGATCGGCTCGCTGTCCAACGTTTCGCCGCAGCTGCTCGAAGCGTTCAAAGAAAACGGCACGTTCCACATATTGTCCATCTCCGGACTACATTTCAGCCTGTTGGGCCTGTTTTCCACGGCCCTCTTCACCTTCCTGCTCAAACGTAGCCAATGGCTGCTGCTCCACACCCATGTTCCGACTTTGGCCCTGGCTCTGACCGCCCCCCTTCTCTTTTTCTATACCTTCATTGCCGGTCTGAACATCCCGGCGATCCGAGCACTGGCCATGGCACTCCTGGTACTGTTTGCCGTAATCCTGCGGCGGCAGCGTTCTCTCCTCCCCCTCATTGCCGCGGCCGCGCTTGTTGTCCTGGCCATCAGCCCACTCGCCCTCTTCACCGCCTCGTTTCAGCTTTCCTTTGCCGCGGTGCTGTCGATCAATCTCATCTACCCCCGGCTTCCCATTCTCATCAGCGATGCCGATACCGAGCACGCCTGGTACAAACAGCTCCAGACCGGGCTCAAAACCGTGCAGTCGCTGCTGTACGTTTCCCTGGCCGCCACAGCGGGTACCGTGCCCATCCTGCTGTATCACTTCAATCGTTTTTCCCTGATCGGCCCGCTGATGAATCTGTTGATCGAGCCCCTGCTCTGTCTCTGGGCCTTGCCCTTTGGCCTGGTGGCCATCCCGTTCATCTGGCTTGCTCCGGATCTGTCCCACGTTCTCTTTTATCTCGGCAGCTTGGGTATTGAACTGGCGGTGGGGATGACGAACTGGGCCGATGGTTTTTCCTTTGCCTCGGTCTGGACCATAACGCCCAATATTTGGGAAATAGTCCTGTATGTTTCCTTGCTGTGGCTCCTGCTGCAGCGGCGACTCACCATGCGACGGACGCTGCTGACCGCCTCTCTTACCGTCTTGCTGCTTGGTCTTTTTACTCGTGGTCTTTGGCGTCCACCCACCAGGGATGAGCTGGCCGTGTATTTCCTCGATATCGGCCAGGGAACCGCCACCCTCTTGCAACTCCCCGGAGGAAAAAATATCCTGGTCGACGGCGGCGGGTACCGAACCGAACGTTTCGATCCGGGACAAAGCATTATCGCCCCTTTTCTTTGGCG contains these protein-coding regions:
- a CDS encoding DNA internalization-related competence protein ComEC/Rec2, which translates into the protein MRDNLLLCVTLCFIAGASTAFHAHGMLRHQPLICEALPLLLVLAIIAWRLPRRHAPLTTLPFFFLAGLLHTHLALQPNSDSHHISNRITARTQVTLVGRIVAMPEFDGDKTRFELAIESLLIHDRTARSPFQPSRGSILLSVPGRLAPEFTPGTMTMVVATVDRIRNYQTPGAFDYRLQMAAKSLRCSGWISSTSAVLLVGDSNNSFWRTLRFVPEQVRQRIAQALDHQFEADLAGLYQALLIGSLSNVSPQLLEAFKENGTFHILSISGLHFSLLGLFSTALFTFLLKRSQWLLLHTHVPTLALALTAPLLFFYTFIAGLNIPAIRALAMALLVLFAVILRRQRSLLPLIAAAALVVLAISPLALFTASFQLSFAAVLSINLIYPRLPILISDADTEHAWYKQLQTGLKTVQSLLYVSLAATAGTVPILLYHFNRFSLIGPLMNLLIEPLLCLWALPFGLVAIPFIWLAPDLSHVLFYLGSLGIELAVGMTNWADGFSFASVWTITPNIWEIVLYVSLLWLLLQRRLTMRRTLLTASLTVLLLGLFTRGLWRPPTRDELAVYFLDIGQGTATLLQLPGGKNILVDGGGYRTERFDPGQSIIAPFLWRQRIWRLDDLIVTHPHGDHYNGLPFVVGRFKPRRLIVNDDPGKEPAYDRFLSKVRQAGIPIQTAVAGGFLQQDNMLRVHCLGMPGLLDNASWSTNDRSLVLHVQYGKHGFLLPADIGIPSENRLLQSPVPLRAEVLLAPHHGSRTSGGPDFIAAVDPALIVVSTGQRQGISLPLSAHLERWRQKNILALITAQDGTITCRTDGNTLRVSSFNGKCFDFDAVTGKFVEKKRGLKEKILCGILNN